The Xanthomonas sp. DAR 34887 genome has a segment encoding these proteins:
- a CDS encoding DUF2127 domain-containing protein — protein MASKKAYNPDPHAHPGLHLIALLEAGKGLLAVLAATGLELMGPLPLRAAVGRLIVRFSLDPEHGALPSLLTMINPGAVHLAAAGMLAYGVLHIVEAWGLWRAKAWASMLGCISAAIYLPFDIYAIVRHPGWAAWAVLAINLAVVGILARDLIRRRRRPAR, from the coding sequence GTGGCCAGCAAGAAGGCGTACAACCCGGATCCGCACGCGCATCCGGGCCTGCACCTGATCGCACTGCTGGAGGCCGGCAAAGGCCTGCTGGCGGTGCTCGCGGCCACGGGCCTGGAACTGATGGGCCCGCTGCCGCTGCGCGCGGCGGTGGGCCGGCTGATCGTGCGTTTCAGCCTGGATCCCGAGCACGGCGCGCTGCCGTCGCTGCTCACCATGATCAATCCCGGCGCGGTGCACCTGGCCGCCGCCGGCATGCTCGCCTACGGCGTGCTGCACATCGTCGAAGCCTGGGGCCTGTGGCGCGCCAAGGCCTGGGCGTCGATGCTGGGCTGCATCTCCGCCGCCATCTATCTGCCGTTCGACATCTACGCCATCGTGCGCCATCCCGGCTGGGCCGCGTGGGCGGTGCTGGCGATCAACCTGGCCGTGGTCGGCATCCTGGCCCGCGACCTGATCCGGCGCCGACGGCGTCCCGCG
- the typA gene encoding translational GTPase TypA has product MSIENLRNIAIVAHVDHGKTTLVDCLLKQSGTLSERTVLAERVMDSNDQEKERGITILAKNTAITWQGNRINIVDTPGHADFGGEVERVLSMVDTVLILVDAMDGPMPQTRFVTQKAFAMGFKPIVVVNKIDRPGARPDWVIDQVFDLFDKLGATNEQLDFPIVYTSALNGYASLDDSVRDGDMTPLYEAIMQHAPKPDVDPDGPFQMRISQLDYNNFVGVIGIGRIQRGVLKKNMPVSVIDREGKKRQGKVLQVLGFLGLERIEQDSAQAGDIVAISGIQELTISDTVCALDAPEALPPLTVDEPTISMTFQVNNSPFAGNKDLSGGKFLTSRQLKDRLERETVHNVALKVQQLEDADKFLVSGRGELHLSVLIENMRREGFELAVSRPEVIIKEIDGKMMEPVEQLVVDIEEQHQGGVMEKLGTRKGQLKNMEPDGKGRVRLDYMIPARGLIGFQNEFRTLTQGSGLLFHVFDHYGPKEQGAIAKRQNGVMIANAPGATPAYALGPLEERGRLFAAEGDNVYEGQLVGIHSKDNDLTVNAIKTKPLTNMRASGKDDAIKLTPAIKYTLEQALDFIEDDELVEVTPKEIRLRKKFLTESDRKRAGRAG; this is encoded by the coding sequence ATGTCCATCGAAAATCTTCGCAATATCGCCATCGTCGCCCACGTCGACCATGGCAAGACCACCCTCGTCGACTGCCTGCTGAAGCAGTCCGGCACCCTGTCCGAGCGTACGGTGCTGGCCGAGCGCGTGATGGACAGCAACGACCAGGAAAAGGAACGCGGCATCACCATCCTGGCCAAGAACACCGCCATCACCTGGCAAGGCAACCGCATCAACATCGTCGACACTCCCGGACACGCCGACTTCGGCGGCGAGGTGGAGCGCGTGCTGTCGATGGTGGACACCGTGCTGATCCTGGTCGACGCGATGGACGGCCCGATGCCGCAGACCCGCTTCGTGACCCAGAAGGCGTTCGCGATGGGCTTCAAGCCGATCGTGGTGGTCAACAAGATCGACCGCCCCGGCGCGCGCCCGGACTGGGTGATCGACCAGGTGTTCGACCTGTTCGACAAGCTCGGCGCGACCAACGAGCAGCTCGACTTCCCGATCGTCTACACCTCGGCGCTGAACGGCTACGCTTCGCTGGACGATAGCGTGCGCGACGGCGACATGACCCCGCTGTACGAAGCGATCATGCAGCACGCGCCGAAGCCGGACGTGGATCCGGACGGCCCGTTCCAGATGCGCATCAGCCAGCTGGACTACAACAACTTCGTCGGCGTGATCGGCATCGGCCGCATCCAGCGCGGCGTGCTGAAGAAAAACATGCCGGTATCGGTGATCGACCGCGAAGGCAAGAAGCGTCAGGGCAAGGTGCTGCAGGTGCTGGGCTTCCTGGGTCTGGAGCGGATCGAGCAGGACAGCGCGCAGGCCGGCGACATCGTGGCCATCTCCGGCATCCAGGAGCTGACCATCTCCGACACCGTGTGCGCGCTGGACGCCCCCGAGGCGCTGCCGCCGCTGACCGTGGACGAGCCGACCATCTCGATGACCTTCCAGGTCAACAACTCGCCGTTCGCCGGCAACAAGGACCTGTCGGGCGGCAAGTTCCTGACCAGCCGCCAGCTCAAGGACCGGCTGGAGCGCGAGACCGTGCACAACGTGGCGCTGAAGGTGCAGCAGCTGGAAGACGCCGACAAGTTCCTGGTCTCCGGTCGCGGCGAGCTGCACCTGTCGGTGCTGATCGAAAACATGCGCCGCGAAGGCTTCGAGCTGGCGGTGTCGCGTCCGGAAGTCATCATCAAGGAGATCGACGGCAAGATGATGGAGCCGGTCGAGCAGCTGGTGGTGGACATCGAGGAGCAGCACCAGGGCGGCGTGATGGAGAAGCTGGGCACCCGCAAGGGCCAGCTCAAGAACATGGAACCGGACGGCAAGGGCCGCGTGCGCCTGGACTACATGATTCCGGCGCGCGGCCTGATCGGCTTCCAGAACGAGTTCCGCACCCTGACCCAGGGCTCGGGCCTGCTGTTCCACGTGTTCGACCACTACGGCCCGAAGGAACAGGGCGCCATTGCCAAGCGCCAGAACGGCGTGATGATCGCCAATGCGCCGGGCGCCACTCCCGCCTACGCGCTGGGGCCGCTGGAAGAGCGCGGCCGCCTGTTCGCCGCCGAAGGCGACAACGTGTACGAAGGCCAGCTGGTCGGCATCCACTCCAAGGACAACGACCTGACCGTCAACGCGATCAAGACCAAGCCGCTGACAAACATGCGCGCTTCGGGCAAGGACGACGCGATCAAGCTGACCCCGGCGATCAAGTACACGCTGGAACAGGCGCTGGACTTCATCGAGGACGACGAGCTGGTCGAAGTCACCCCGAAGGAAATTCGCCTGCGCAAGAAGTTCCTGACCGAAAGCGATCGCAAGCGCGCCGGTCGCGCGGGCTGA